From a single Rhinolophus ferrumequinum isolate MPI-CBG mRhiFer1 chromosome 15, mRhiFer1_v1.p, whole genome shotgun sequence genomic region:
- the LOC117034961 gene encoding LOW QUALITY PROTEIN: merlin-like (The sequence of the model RefSeq protein was modified relative to this genomic sequence to represent the inferred CDS: inserted 2 bases in 1 codon; substituted 2 bases at 2 genomic stop codons), with protein MDAEMEFNCEMKWKGKGLFDLVCQTVGLRESWFFGLQYTIKDTVAWLKMDKKVLDRDVSKEEPVTFHFLAKFYPENAEQELIEEITQHLFFWQVKKILDEKICCPPEASVLLASYAVQAKYDDYDLSVHKQGFWAQEELLPKRVINLYQMTPEMWEERITTWYAEHRGRARDETEMEYLKVAQDLEMYGVNYFAIQNKKGTELLGVDALGLHIYDPENRLTPKISFPWNEIRNISYSDXLDKKIDVFKFNFSKLRVNKLILQLCIGNHDLFVRRRKADSLEVQQMKAQGGESSXEMEQQRLAREKQMREEAERTRDKLERRLLQMKEXATMANEALMRSEETADLLVEKAQITEEEPKLMAQTAAETEQEMQCIKATAIRTEEEKRLMEQKVLEAEVLALKMAEESERRAEEADQLKQDVYKAREEPSKSPGITPKPTYPSVNPIPASLPPDIPNFNLIGDSLSFDFKDTDMKRLSVEIEKEKVEKRKHLQEQLNKLKTEIEALKLKERETALDILHNENSDGVGTSSKHNTIKKLQAQGRRPICI; from the exons ATGGACGCCGAGATGGAGTTTAATTGCGAGATGAAGTGGAAAGGGAAGGGCCTATTTGATTTAGTGTGCCAGACCGTGGGGCTTCGGGAATCCTGGTTCTTTGGACTGCAGTACACAATCAAGGACACCGTGGCCTGGCTCAAAATGGACAAGAAGGTGCTGGATCGTGATGTTTCAAAGGAAGAGCCAGTCACCTTTCACTTCCTCGCCAAATTTTATCCTGAGAATGCCGAGCAGGAGCTGATTGAGGAGATCACACAACATTTATTCTTCTGGCAGGTAAAGAAGATTTTAGATGAAAAGATCTGCTGCCCTCCCGAGGCTTCTGTGCTCCTGGCTTCTTACGCCGTCCAGGCTAAGTACGATGACTACGACCTGTCTGTTCACAAGCAGGGATTTTGGGCCCAAGAGGAATTGCTTCCCAAAAGGGTAATAAATCTGTATCAAATGACTCCAGAAATGTGGGAGGAGAGGATTACAACCTGGTACGCAGAACACCGAGGCCGAGCCAGGGATGAAACTGAAATGGAATATTTGAAGGTAGCTCAGGACCTGGAGATGTATGGCGTGAACTACTTTGCAATCCAGAATAAAAAGGGCACAGAGCTGCTTGGAGTGGATGCTCTGGGGCTTCACATCTATGACCCTGAGAACAGGCTGACCCCCAAGATCTCCTTCCCGTGGAATGAAATCCGAAACATCTCATACAGTGA ATTGGATAAGAAAATTGATGTCTTCAAGTTTAACTTCTCAAAGCTTCGTGTTAATAAACTGATTCTTCAGCTGTGTATCGGGAACCATGACCTTTTCGTGAGGAGAAGGAAGGCCGATTCTTTGGAAGTTCAGCAGATGAAAGCCCAGGGAGGAGAAAGCTCGTAAGAGATGGAGCAGCAGCGCCTTGCTCGAGAGAAGCAGATGAGGGAGGAGGCTGAACGCACGAGGGACAAGTTGGAGAGGAGGCTGTTGCAGATGAAAGAATAAGCGACAATGGCCAACGAAGCACTCATGCGGTCTGAGGAGACGGCTGACCTGTTGGTGGAAAAGGCCCAAATCACTGAGGAGGAGCCAAAACTCATGGCACAGACGGCCGCAGAGACTGAACAGGAAATGCAATGCATCAAGGCCACGGCCATTCGGACGGAGGAAGAGAAACGCCTGATGGAACAGAAGGTGCTAGAAGCTGAGGTGCTGGCACTGAAGATGGCTGAGGAGTCAGAGAGGAGGGCCGAGGAGGCTGATCAGCTGAAGCAGGACGTGTACAAAGCTCGCGAAGAGCCAAGCAAAAGTCCTGGAATCACCCCCAAGCCCACATACCCATCCGTGAACCCAATTCCAGCATCTTTGCCTCCTGACATACCAAACTTCAACCTCATTGGCGACAGCCTGTCGTTCGACTTCAAGGATACTGACATGAAGCGGCTTTCCgtggagatagagaaagagaaagtggagAAGAGGAAGCATCTGCAGGAGCAGCTCAATAAACTCAAGACTGAGATTGAGGCCCTGAAACTGAAAGAGAGGGAGACGGCCTTGGATATTCTGCATAACGAGAACTCCGACGGGGTTGGCACCAGCAGCAAGCACAATACCATTAAAAAGCTTCAAGCCCAAGGCAGAAGACCTATCTGCATTTGA